One segment of Anaerobranca gottschalkii DSM 13577 DNA contains the following:
- a CDS encoding FMN-binding protein gives MKRFFWLCVTLIILLVFTGCGRSSTGKYKDGVYNGIAQGYGGEIEVQVTINGGKITDIQIVREQETPGISDTAKVQTIERIIQKGSTDIDLVSGATATSKGIRDAVENALQQGK, from the coding sequence ATGAAGAGGTTTTTTTGGCTTTGTGTTACCTTGATTATATTGTTAGTTTTTACAGGTTGTGGGAGAAGTAGTACTGGAAAGTACAAAGATGGAGTTTATAATGGAATAGCTCAAGGTTATGGAGGGGAGATAGAAGTACAAGTAACGATAAATGGGGGAAAAATTACTGATATTCAAATTGTAAGGGAACAAGAAACACCTGGGATTTCTGATACTGCTAAAGTGCAAACAATAGAAAGGATTATTCAAAAGGGAAGTACAGATATAGATTTGGTTTCTGGAGCAACAGCTACCAGTAAAGGAATTAGGGATGCCGTTGAAAATGCATTACAACAAGGGAAATAA